The window CCTTACAGCCTGCATCGGGATGAAGTGGCCGCGCTGGATTGGGTGGCCGCGCATGGCTGTGCGGACGGAGTGGTCATGGCCCCCGAGCCGGTGGGGGCTTTCGTCCCCATGTGGACCGGCTGCCGGGCCTTTCTCGCTCACTGGACCGGGACGCTGCGGTTTTTCGAGCGCCGGGAGCAGGTTCGCGCTTTCTACAGCCCGGCGATGGGAGAGCCCGCGCGCCGGGCGCTGATCGAGCGCTATGGGATCACTCGGGTGATCGTAGGGGCGGATGGAGCTTCGCTGGAGGGGATCCCGTGGCTGATCCCCGTGTTCCAGCGCCCGCGTGCCGCAGTCTTTGTGGTTCAGATGGCCCGTGAAGGCGCAAGCCCGGGGGGAGCGCCATGAGCCGGCTCGCGCGTGTGCTCCTGGTGGTCATGGGCGGGATCGGGTTAAGCGCCCTGGCCTTCTATCGGTTAGCGCTCTATCCTCCGACCTGGTTCGACGAGGGCTCTCACCTGCATGTGCCCAAAGCGCTGGTCCGCTGGGGGGTATACGCCGATTACAGCAGCGAGGGCTTCCGGTTCTCGGGGCCGATCCTGGGGGTCGGGCCCACCGTGCTGTTGCCGATCGCCGGCGCCTTCCAGGTGTTCGGGGTGGATCTGTGGCCGGCGCGCTGGGTGATGACCGGTTACCTGTTGCTCACGGCCAGCCTGTTCTTCGCCATGGCGCGCCGCTGGGTTCCGGGATCCGGGGCGGCCTTCGCCACCTTGTGGTTCGTGTTCACGCGGAGCCTGGACACCGTGGCCTACGGGCGTCAGGTGCTGGGGGAGGTGCCGGCGATGGCCTTCCTGGCCCTGGGGCTGATCGGCTGGGCGCGGATGGCCCGGGACCGGCGGGGTGGGATCCTCCTGGCGGGGATCGGATTCGGGCTGGCCCTGATCACCAAGAACCAGTGGGGCATCTTCCTCATCCCCGGCCTGCTGGCGATGGCGATCTTGGGGAAGGCGTTCTATCGGGAGCGGACCTGGGCGGGGAATCTGGCGATCGCGGGGCTGGCGCTGGGGTTCTGGGGGGTCTGGCAGGGGATCCTGTGGGGTCTCCTGAACCCGGATCCGGTGCGGAGCCTGACGGAGCTGCGGACCATCGCCGGCGGGAGCGTGATGGTGTTCCCCTCGCCGCGCATGGGAGCGACCGCCCGCAGCCTGCTCACTGTCTTCGACGGAGCCTTCCTCCCCCTCCTCCTGTATGTGGCGGCGCGGAGCGCCCGGCGGACGCCGGAGGGGTATCGCTGGGGGATGATCGGGATCCTGGCCGCCCTCAACATCGGATGGCTGGTGACGGCCTCGAACGGCTGGCTGCGCTACGCTTACCCGGGCCTGGCGCTCCTGAGCCTGGGGGCCGGCGGCATGCTGGAGGACCTCCGGAGGCAGGCAAAGAAGTCGTGGGGCCTTTCCGCGGCCCTGACCGCCTGGCTGGCGGTTCTGCTGCTCGGCTCCGCCGGGGTGGTGGCGGCGCGGGTGGCCCGGGGCGGTGACGGCTCGGCCTTCGAGATGGCCCGCTATCTACGCGCCCATATCCCGGAGGCGGCGCGGATCGAGACGTGGGAGCCGGAGATGATGGTCCTCACGGATCATCGCTACCATCAGCCCCCTCAGCCCCTGCTGGATGTCGCCTCCCGCTTTATCTGGTTCGGTGGCCCGCCGCCCTCGGCCGTCTATCGATGGGAGGCCAGTGATCCGGACTATGTGCTGGTGGGGGCGTTCGGGCGGTGGGTGCAGCTGTATCGGGAGGTAGAGGAAAGCTGTCCGCCGATCGCCTCTTTCGGCCCTTATCGCCTGTATGCGCCCCGGGAGTGCACGATGCTTCGATCCGGAGAAGGGAGCGTGCAGCCATGAAGAGCTGGAAGCTTCGATCCGGGTGGATCGCTCTGCTTGCCGGGCTGTTCCTGGCTCTGGGGACCGGAAGGTTCGCTCCCGCCTTCGGACAGGGCGAGGCGGTCCGGTGGGAGAAGCCGGTGCGGCTTTCGGATCCGAACTGGATGGCCTGGTTCCCCGATGTGGTCGCGGATGACGCGGGGAACGTCATCGTGGTCTGGGCCGGAGGGACACGCCGTGGGCAAACGGCCTTCGATGCATTGATGCTGACCCGGTGGCAAGGAAGCGCGTGGTCCACTCCGGTGGATGTTCAGGCCGTTCCGATCGTGAACAACGAAAGCTATGCGGTCCGCAATTCCATCACGCTGGATCGATATGGGGATGTGCTGGCGACCTTCCGGGTGCCGATAATTTTGTATTTCTCGAAGGCCCCGATGGCTCAAGCGACCTCAGCGCAAGCCTGGGCCTCGCCCCGGCGGCTCAGCGGATCTGGCGTGGCCTATTACAACGAGCTGGGAGTGGATTCGGAGGGCCGGATCCATGTGGTCTGGTCGGAGATCGTAACCGCTCCTTCCTGCGAAGGATGCGCGGATATTTTTTACCGGTTCTCCGACGATGATGGGGAAACCTGGTCATCCCCGGTGAACCTCGCGCGATCTCCGGGACATGATTCCCTGAAGCCTCATCTCTGGATCGGCAAGGGGGGCTGGCTGTATGTGACATGGCAGGAGAGCGAGGGCCTCTTCGTAGGCGGCGGGAAGCCCGCCGGCGTCCGCCTGGCCCGTTCGCCGGATCGAGGCCGCACCTGGAGGGAACCGGTGTGGATCACGGCCACTGTGGGCACCCCTCAGCAGGCGGTGATCGGGGAGGATGGACAGGGGACGCTCCTCCTGGTCTGGCGGGTGGCAGAGGGACCCGGCGTCTATTTTCAACGCTCCCGCGATCATGGGGAGACCTGGACCTCGCCGACCCTGCTTCCCGGCTTCCAGGCCCGGCCCTGGACTCAGATCCCGTATGATGACTACGACATCGCTGCGGACAGCCTGGGCCGGTTGCATTTCGCGGGCGTGGGGGCGGTGGGGGCGGAGGGCCAGCTGGGGGTCTGGCATCTGATGTGGGATGGGACCACCTGGCAGGGCCCCTTCCTGGTCTCCACAGGGCGGAATTTCCCGGAATGGACCCGGCTGGCGGTTTCGGAGGGTCGCCGGTTGCACCTGGTATGGTTCGAACGGGACCCGGAGAATATGTATAACTCGGACGCGGCCCGCTATACAGTCTGGTATAGCACGGCCCTGACGGATGCCCCACCGGTTCGGCGCACGCCGGTGCCCACTCCTACCCCGACGCCCTCGCTCCCGATGCCCTCCGGAGGGCGGGTGCTTCCGACCCCCACCCCCTTTGTCCCGCGGACGATGGATCCGAACCTGCCGGCGGGTCAGCCCCGGCCGGACTCCGAGGCGCTGCGCCTGATCGTTCTGATGGGCGGAGGAGTGATCGGGTTGAGCGCCATCGGCGGATGGGCGTTACGGCGGCGCTCATAGCCCTTTCGTTAAAGGAGAGAGCCCGTGCGGATCCTGATGCTCACACAGGTGCTGCCCTATCCGCTGGCCAGCGGGCCGCAGATCAAGACGCATTACACCCTGCGTTATCTGGCCCGACATCATCGCATCACCCTGGTCTCCTTTGTCCGCTCCGACGGAGAGGCCCGGTCCGCTGAGGCGTTGCGCCCCTATTGCGAGGCGATCCACACGGTTCTCCTCCCCCGCTCCGGATTTCGGGATGGGATCGCCCTCTTGCGGGCGATGGTCACCGGCGAGCCCTTCGTGATCGCCCGGGATCACCGGCCTGCTCTCTACCGCTTGCTGGAACAATTGGACATGGCCGGATCCTTCGACGCGGTCCACGCGGATCAGCTCAACATGGCGCCCTATGCGCTTCCGGTGCGGGCGCGGCGGGTGCTGGATGCCCACAACGCGGTCTGGCAGATTGCGGAGCGGCTGGCCCGGGCGATGCCGCCGGGACCCTTGCGGTTCCTCGCGGCCCAGGAGGCCCAGCGCCTGAGGCGGTATGAGGGGAGGATCTGTCGGGCCTTCGATCACGTGGTTGCCGTGAGCGAAAGCGACCGGGCGGCGCTGGAGGAGGCAGCAGGTGGGAAGCTGCCGATCCTTGTGGTCCCCATCGCCCTGGATCCTGAGGATTTCCCTCCCATCCCCCGGGAGCCCGGGGCGATGGGGGTGTTGCATATCGGGGGGCTGCACTGGCCGCCGAACGCGGAGGGGATCCGGTGGTTTCTGCGGGAGGTATGGGGGCGGGTGCGGGCGGCGGTGCCGGAGGCCCGGCTGTTTCTGGTGGGGGCCCGCCCTCCCGCGGATCTGCAGGCGTGGGCGACCCGGGATCCCTCGGTGGTTGTGTCGGGCTTTGTGGCCGATCCCACCCCCTACTGGCGGCAGAGCGCGGTGGTGATCGTCCCGCTCCACGCGGGCAGTGGCATCCGGGTTAAGATCCTGGAGGCGTGGTCCCGGGGAATGCCGGTGGTGAGCACCGCCATCGGCTGTGAGGGGCTGAGGGCTCACCATGGGGAAAACATCTGGATCGCGGACGATCCAGAGGGCTTCGCCCGGGCGGTGATCGCCATGCTCCAGGACCCCGGGGAGGCGCGTCGGATCGGGGAGGCCGGCCGGGAGACCGTCCGGGCGTTTTATGACTATCGGGTGGCCTATCGTCCCCTGGACGCGGTTTACCCGCCTTGATGGGGTCTTCCCTCGATCCGCTATGGGCGTGTGACCCCGGTGCGGAGGAGGAACGCCAGATCCGTGAGCCACAGGGAGTCCACGATACGGATCTGATCCGGTTGCTCTACGAGGATCTGCGGATCTCCCTGATACCAGTCAATCTGGCCGCGCACCCGGATCGCGGTGCCGGGCCGGATCATCTGCTCGGGCGGCAACGGGAAGCGATCCCAGTAGGGGCGCAGGATGCGGATTTTCAACGCGCCTTGATGTGGGTTCTGGAATCCCAGGTAAACGGCTTTCCCGTTGTTGAACACGAAGCGGATGACCCCCTCCACCTCCCGGACCTTTCCCACGTGCATCGCCGCGAGCGAAGCGGGGATCGGTCGATTCAGGTTCGGAGCGCGTTCGGCAGGCCTCTCCTTCTCCGGCCATGAGGTTTCCACGCGGGCGTCCGGAAGGCTTGGAGAGGAGCCCGAGGAGACCGAGAGGGGATCCCCGTGCTCCAGCGCGACCACTGCGCCATCCGTGCTGACGAAATAGATGGTGTTGTTGCTGATCACCCAGGCGGCGTATTCGGACCAGTATTGGTCATACACCCTTCCCTGGTTGTAGTAGATGTAGAAGCCGCTCGGTACAGTTCGCGAATCACCGTCCTGAACCAGAGAACCTGGGCAGTAGTGGGTGGGGCTGAAGCCGCAGTTGCTGGCCGAGGTGATGATGTGGGGCAGGTTGCGGGTGACGATGGGATTGCTGCTGGTTCCCCGGGAGGGGGAGCGATCCACGATTTGATGGGCCAGGCCGAACATCCAGTGAGCCCCGAAGATGAAGTCCCCAGCCATGGAAAGATTCGCCTGTTCGTCGGTGGGGAAGAAGGTGTTTTGCATAAAGCGAACGTCCCCGGCCCGGTAGCCCGGGACTGTGGTATCATCCAGCATCATCTCCCCCAGCCGGGAATCGTAACGCCCATCGCATGGGGACTGCAGGCACGGGGATCCGCGCATGACGACGTAGGCGACCTCCTGGCCGTCCGGGAAGCGCTTGACGACCGGCTGGGGGCCCATGGGGAGATAGCCGCCGTCCCCGAACCCGCCGTGGCCGACGTTGGCAATGAAGGCCGGGGAGCCGTCTGACAGGCGCAGGGCCAGCAGAGCTTGATATTGGGGCTGGGCGGCCAGCCCGCTCCGCATCGTCGCGTTATCGCCCGGCCATGGGCTCCACGGCTTCCACATCGCCTCCCAGTCCAGGCGCAGCTTGATGAGGACCAGGCCATGGCCCTCGGCGATCACCGGCCACCCGTTTTTGACCTCCGCGTTGTTGGAGGAGGAGCCGGGATCCCCCGGCTGGCGGGGTGTGGGCTTGACCCGCCAGGCCCGCCTCCCATCGGTGTTTTGGATGGCATGGACGTAGAGATCCTGGGAAACGACCACCACTCGATCCCAGGAGGGAGAGTAGGCTGGCGGGGTGTGCACAGGAGCTCCGGCGTCGTAGGACCAGAAGGGGAAGAGGGTGAACTTGTTGAGGGCGTAAACCCGGTTCCCCATTGCGATGAACACACGATCCCCGAACAGCGCCGGCGGGAGCGGCAGATCGCTGGAGGCGCCTGTAGGGAACTGGCCCCGGATCTCGCCGGTGGCGGCATCCAGCTTATAAAGGACGCCATTGGTGGAGAGGATGAAGAGGGCTCCGGTCTCCGGGTCATAAGCGGGGGTGGAGTTCACTCGCGCGCCGCCCGGGTTGCGATTCCAGAGCACTCGTCCGGTGGCGTTGTCCAGGGCGAAGACGCCGCGATCGCCGGCGGCGATGTAGACCCGCCCCCCACCGGTGACCGGCTGGCTGTTGCGGGGGAGGGGGAACTTGCCGGGGCTCACCCGGCCCTGGGCATCCGGCCCGTTCCATGCCCACTTCCAGCGCCAGGGAGGGGGAACCACCTGGGAGGTGTAGCTGGTCCGCTGGGCATCATGGGCGTGCTGGGTCCATTCGTCAGGGCTGCTCGGGACGAACTGGCGAAACACTCCTGGGAGATAAAGCCGATAGGTGGCGGTCGCCGAGATCTCCGCGGAGGCCGTCGGGGATGGCGAGGAAGCCGGCTCCGCGGAGGGGGAGACGAGCGGCCATGGAAGGGCCGACAAAGGGGAGGGGACCCCAATGGCCTCCGCCGTTTGCAACGGAGTGGGGGAGGGCGAAGGGCTCCCACAGAATGTCAATCCGAAGATCAGCAGCCCAATCGGGATCCGGCGGACCATTCCGCCTCCTCTCTTCTCCGTTCTCAAACCAGCAGCAAACTAACCAGATCCTAACATCATGAGGACAACCTGTCAAGCCTCAGGGTGGCTGGAGTGCTTTCCTTCCGGGTCCGGATCCGGTAGGGATCCAGAGTAACACGATCGCTGCGAAAGGGGGTGTGGCATGACGGAATTCTCCGTTCGCCTTTTCGAGCCGATCCCCGGTCTTCGGGTGGCGCTGGCGGAGGGGCCGGATTACGAGGCGTTGCTGGCCTGCATCCGGTGCGCCCGTTGCCTCCCGGTTTGTCCCACGTATCAGGAGACCCTCCACGAGGCGCAATCCCCGCGGGGGCGCCTGGCCCTCCTCCGGGCGGTGGAAGAGGGCCGGCTGTCCCTCGATGAATCCGTGGAGGCCCATCTCTATCATTGCCTGGATTGCCGGGCGTGCAACACGGTCTGCCCGGCGGGGGTTCCCATCGGGGAGCTGATCGTGGCCGGGCGGGCGGCTGCGGCGGCCCAGCGCCCGCGGCCGTGGTGGCTGCGTCTGCTGCTGGAGCGCGCCCTGGGCTCGCCCCGGGCGGCCGAGTGGGCGGCTGTGCCTCTCCATTGGGCCTGGCGTCTGGGCCTGATCCCCCTCGCCCGCTGGCTGTTCCGTTTCTTCCCCCCGCTGCGGGAGCTGCTGGACCTGGTTCCGCGTCCCGCCCCTCCGGTCCGCCGGGCGCTGCGCCATCGCCCGGCCCCGGCGGGGGCTCGTTACCGGGTGGGCTTCTTTCTGGGCTGTGTGATGAACGCAGTGTATGGGGACGTGGTGCGGGCCAGCGTTCGTCTGCTGGAGCGTCTGGGGTGCGCGGTGGTGGTTCCGCGGGATCAGGCGTGTTGTGGCGCGCCTCAGGACGATCAGGGCCTGCGGGAGGCGGCCCGGCGCTTCGCCCGTCGCAACATCGCCGCCTTCGAGGCCCTGGGGCCGCTGGATGCGATCGTGGCGGACTGCGCGGCGTGCAGCGGTTTCTTGAAGGAATACCCCCATCTGCTGGCGGAGGAT is drawn from Thermoflexus hugenholtzii and contains these coding sequences:
- a CDS encoding glycosyltransferase family 39 protein: MSRLARVLLVVMGGIGLSALAFYRLALYPPTWFDEGSHLHVPKALVRWGVYADYSSEGFRFSGPILGVGPTVLLPIAGAFQVFGVDLWPARWVMTGYLLLTASLFFAMARRWVPGSGAAFATLWFVFTRSLDTVAYGRQVLGEVPAMAFLALGLIGWARMARDRRGGILLAGIGFGLALITKNQWGIFLIPGLLAMAILGKAFYRERTWAGNLAIAGLALGFWGVWQGILWGLLNPDPVRSLTELRTIAGGSVMVFPSPRMGATARSLLTVFDGAFLPLLLYVAARSARRTPEGYRWGMIGILAALNIGWLVTASNGWLRYAYPGLALLSLGAGGMLEDLRRQAKKSWGLSAALTAWLAVLLLGSAGVVAARVARGGDGSAFEMARYLRAHIPEAARIETWEPEMMVLTDHRYHQPPQPLLDVASRFIWFGGPPPSAVYRWEASDPDYVLVGAFGRWVQLYREVEESCPPIASFGPYRLYAPRECTMLRSGEGSVQP
- a CDS encoding sialidase family protein codes for the protein MKSWKLRSGWIALLAGLFLALGTGRFAPAFGQGEAVRWEKPVRLSDPNWMAWFPDVVADDAGNVIVVWAGGTRRGQTAFDALMLTRWQGSAWSTPVDVQAVPIVNNESYAVRNSITLDRYGDVLATFRVPIILYFSKAPMAQATSAQAWASPRRLSGSGVAYYNELGVDSEGRIHVVWSEIVTAPSCEGCADIFYRFSDDDGETWSSPVNLARSPGHDSLKPHLWIGKGGWLYVTWQESEGLFVGGGKPAGVRLARSPDRGRTWREPVWITATVGTPQQAVIGEDGQGTLLLVWRVAEGPGVYFQRSRDHGETWTSPTLLPGFQARPWTQIPYDDYDIAADSLGRLHFAGVGAVGAEGQLGVWHLMWDGTTWQGPFLVSTGRNFPEWTRLAVSEGRRLHLVWFERDPENMYNSDAARYTVWYSTALTDAPPVRRTPVPTPTPTPSLPMPSGGRVLPTPTPFVPRTMDPNLPAGQPRPDSEALRLIVLMGGGVIGLSAIGGWALRRRS
- a CDS encoding glycosyltransferase family 4 protein yields the protein MRILMLTQVLPYPLASGPQIKTHYTLRYLARHHRITLVSFVRSDGEARSAEALRPYCEAIHTVLLPRSGFRDGIALLRAMVTGEPFVIARDHRPALYRLLEQLDMAGSFDAVHADQLNMAPYALPVRARRVLDAHNAVWQIAERLARAMPPGPLRFLAAQEAQRLRRYEGRICRAFDHVVAVSESDRAALEEAAGGKLPILVVPIALDPEDFPPIPREPGAMGVLHIGGLHWPPNAEGIRWFLREVWGRVRAAVPEARLFLVGARPPADLQAWATRDPSVVVSGFVADPTPYWRQSAVVIVPLHAGSGIRVKILEAWSRGMPVVSTAIGCEGLRAHHGENIWIADDPEGFARAVIAMLQDPGEARRIGEAGRETVRAFYDYRVAYRPLDAVYPP
- a CDS encoding PQQ-binding-like beta-propeller repeat protein, which gives rise to MVRRIPIGLLIFGLTFCGSPSPSPTPLQTAEAIGVPSPLSALPWPLVSPSAEPASSPSPTASAEISATATYRLYLPGVFRQFVPSSPDEWTQHAHDAQRTSYTSQVVPPPWRWKWAWNGPDAQGRVSPGKFPLPRNSQPVTGGGRVYIAAGDRGVFALDNATGRVLWNRNPGGARVNSTPAYDPETGALFILSTNGVLYKLDAATGEIRGQFPTGASSDLPLPPALFGDRVFIAMGNRVYALNKFTLFPFWSYDAGAPVHTPPAYSPSWDRVVVVSQDLYVHAIQNTDGRRAWRVKPTPRQPGDPGSSSNNAEVKNGWPVIAEGHGLVLIKLRLDWEAMWKPWSPWPGDNATMRSGLAAQPQYQALLALRLSDGSPAFIANVGHGGFGDGGYLPMGPQPVVKRFPDGQEVAYVVMRGSPCLQSPCDGRYDSRLGEMMLDDTTVPGYRAGDVRFMQNTFFPTDEQANLSMAGDFIFGAHWMFGLAHQIVDRSPSRGTSSNPIVTRNLPHIITSASNCGFSPTHYCPGSLVQDGDSRTVPSGFYIYYNQGRVYDQYWSEYAAWVISNNTIYFVSTDGAVVALEHGDPLSVSSGSSPSLPDARVETSWPEKERPAERAPNLNRPIPASLAAMHVGKVREVEGVIRFVFNNGKAVYLGFQNPHQGALKIRILRPYWDRFPLPPEQMIRPGTAIRVRGQIDWYQGDPQILVEQPDQIRIVDSLWLTDLAFLLRTGVTRP
- a CDS encoding (Fe-S)-binding protein, whose translation is MTEFSVRLFEPIPGLRVALAEGPDYEALLACIRCARCLPVCPTYQETLHEAQSPRGRLALLRAVEEGRLSLDESVEAHLYHCLDCRACNTVCPAGVPIGELIVAGRAAAAAQRPRPWWLRLLLERALGSPRAAEWAAVPLHWAWRLGLIPLARWLFRFFPPLRELLDLVPRPAPPVRRALRHRPAPAGARYRVGFFLGCVMNAVYGDVVRASVRLLERLGCAVVVPRDQACCGAPQDDQGLREAARRFARRNIAAFEALGPLDAIVADCAACSGFLKEYPHLLAEDPEWADRARAFAARVRDLTEWLEAIWPEELQPVASGLRLTYHEPCHLSHVQGVRRQPRALLLRLRGATFRELPDATRCCGSAGIYNLTHPAMSRRLLERKMADIAATGASVVVTANPGCLLQLEWGARRSGLAVQVRHLSELLDAALSSSEGREGWGAG